GGCGGCGATGAGCTGCGGATCCTTCTCGAACCTCAACGGCTCAACCCGGGCTGCTTCGAGGTGAAGTACCGCTTTCAGCTCGAGGATATGGATGTTGCTCGTGGTCTGATTCGACACCTAGCCATCGAGTCTGAAAGTCGCAGGCGGTGCGCCTTACCGGAACCCATCGATCTGTGGCTGGAAGCTTCAACCGTAGGGAGACTCGAACCGATCTAATTGCAGCGTCGTTGCGAAGACACAACAGTGATCGCCCACACCAATCCAGCGACCTGGAGCGGCAGCATGCAAGCCGCAATCACCAAAGGATGAAAGCCGTCATGCGCATGAGTGGATAAGGCTGTTCCACTGACGCCAGCTGCGATCGCGAGCAGCAAGGTGGTCGCTGATGGCCAAACACGGGGCATTGCCATCAGAACCAAGCCTTTTGCTGATCGAGATACATCTCCCGGAATTCGTCTGTGGATTTCGTGAGATAGATGATGCCTTCAATCATTCCAATCACTGACATCACACCAGTGGCGATGCCACAGGTCACAACACCACCCGCCAAACTCACCACCAACATGATGATTCCGGCGTTGTTGTACCCCAACACAAATTTGTGAATTCCGAATGAGCCCAAAAAAATGCCTAACAGACCTGCTGCCAGCTTCTTGTTGCTGATTTCAGTTTCCGACAGCACGGTCATGGACTTAGCGCAGAAGACTTGATTCTTGCGACTCCAACCATCCCTGCCAACGGCCCCGTTCCCATTTGCCCTCCAACGAAGGTTCAAGAACCGCGCATTCGAGCCATTGCATCGGCTGCTCGGCTGGTAGCCATCCTGAGGTGATCGAGCGCAGGGAGGCGTGCAGCGACGCCCAGCCCTCGGACTCGATCCAGCCATCACGGCAACGCACCAACGCCACCAAACGCTGCCCCCATTCCTGACTGGCAATCGGCAGCAGCAGCACTGCTTCCAACGG
The window above is part of the Synechococcus sp. WH 8020 genome. Proteins encoded here:
- a CDS encoding TM2 domain-containing protein — its product is MTVLSETEISNKKLAAGLLGIFLGSFGIHKFVLGYNNAGIIMLVVSLAGGVVTCGIATGVMSVIGMIEGIIYLTKSTDEFREMYLDQQKAWF